One Branchiostoma floridae strain S238N-H82 chromosome 1, Bfl_VNyyK, whole genome shotgun sequence genomic region harbors:
- the LOC118417819 gene encoding tetratricopeptide repeat protein 8-like, whose protein sequence is MMGTMRQDFGAAAMALVPRGMDPLYTALSLFRRRKFEDCVTVCTMLLEKNPYDQAAWTLKMRALTEQLYVDEVDVDEEGIAEMLMDDNAIAEVARPGTSLKKPGTSSGGPSPGVRPTSQSGRPLSGFVRPGTQGGRPGTMEQAIRTPRTAHTARPVTSASGRFVRLGTASMLSTPDGPFINLARLNFHKYAARQSLAKPLFEYIFHHENDVRNALELAALATEEAQFKDWWWKVQLAKCYYRLGLFRDAERQLKSALVQQVMVDTYLYLCKVYVRMDQPLTAIEVFSQGLEHFPGEVSLLTGIARIYDGLNDSTNAVKFYKEVLHHDNTHVEAIACIATHHFYTDQPEIALRFFRRLLQMGVYNSELFCNIGLCCFYAQQYDMTLNCFERAIALASDENMADIWYNIGHVALGIGDIALAYQCFKLALASNNDHAESYNNLGVLEWKKGRVEQARAFFQTAQMLAPIMFEPHYNFAALSEKMGDLQSSYIAARKSVESFPEHMDSNSLLKQLKDHFAML, encoded by the exons ATGATGGGAACTATGCGTCAAGATTTCGGTGCTGCCGCCATGGCGCTGGTTCCCCGTGGAATGGACCCTCTCTACACGGCACTGTCCCTGTTCCGGAGACGGAAGTTCGAGGACTGTGTCACAGTCTGTACTATGCTGCTGGAGAAGAATCCATATGACCAG GCTGCGTGGACCCTGAAGATGCGTGCGCTGACGGAGCAGCTGTATGTGGATGAGGTGGACGTGGATGAGGAGGGGATCGCTGAGATGCTGATGGACGATAACGCCATCGCTGAGGTCGCAC gtcCAGGAACATCCCTGAAAAAGCCTGGAACTTCAAGTGGTGGACCAAGTCCAGGTGTCCG CCCCACATCCCAGTCAGGCCGCCCCCTGAGTGGGTTTGTGCGGCCGGGTACCCAGGGGGGTCGTCCAGGCACCATGGAGCAGGCTATCCGTACCCCCCGCACGGCACACACGGCTAGACCAGTCACATCAGCATCGGGAAGGTTCGTCAGACTGGGAACT GCTTCCATGTTGTCCACTCCTGATGGTCCCTTCATCAACCTGGCTCGGCTCAACTTCCACAAGTATGCAGCCAGACAGAGCCTGGCCAAGCCTCTGTTTGAGTACATCTTCCACCATGAGAATGATGTCAGGAAT GCTCTTGAGCTTGCAGCACTTGCTACAGAAGAGGCCCAGTTCAAAGACTGGTGGTGGAAAGTACAGCTGGCTAAATGCTACTACAG ACTTGGTTTGTTCCGTGATGCTGAGCGTCAACTGAAGTCTGCTCTGGTTCAGCAGGTGATGGTAGACACCTACCTGTACCTGTGTAAGGTGTACGTACGCATGGACCAGCCTCTCACTGCCATCGAAGTCTTCAGCCAGGGTCTGGAGCACTTCCCTGGGGAGGTCTCTCTCCTCACCGGCATTGCAAGGATATATGAT GGCCTGAATGACAGCACCAACGCTGTGAAGTTCTACAAGGAGGTTCTACACCATGATAACACCCATGTGGAGGCCATCGCCTGTATAGCCACACACCACTTCTACACAGACCAGCCTGAAATAGCTCTCAGGTTCTTCAG ACGGCTGCTACAGATGGGTGTGTACAACTCTGAGCTGTTCTGTAACATCGGCCTGTGCTGCTTCTACGCCCAGCAGTACGACATGACGCTGAACTGCTTCGAGAGGGCGATAGCGCTGGCTTCTGACGAGAACATGGCTGATATCTGGTACAACATTGGCCACGTGGCTCTG GGTATTGGAGACATTGCCCTGGCTTACCAGTGTTTTAAGCTGGCTCTGGCCTCCAACAATGATCACGCTGAGTCCTACAACAACCTGGGAGTGCTGGAGTGGAAGAAGGGCAGGGTGGAACAG GCCCGAGCATTCTTCCAGACAGCCCAGATGCTGGCCCCCATCATGTTTGAACCTCACTACAACTTTGCTGCTCTGTCAGAAAAG ATGGGAGATCTCCAGAGTAGCTACATTGCTGCCAGGAAGTCGGTGGAGTCCTTCCCGGAACACATGGACTCCAACAGCCTCCTCAAACAGCTCAAGGACCACTTCGCCATGTTGTGA
- the LOC118417828 gene encoding Golgi-associated plant pathogenesis-related protein 1-like translates to MGLFGSKEQRRFRRDLLETHNEYRTWHGAPKLKLSKKLSRSAKAYARGLAETNSIADLRHSPEAIEGLYGESIACASYQQSGREASELWYTEMKRYNFETPGYQPRTSHFTAMVWRSTVKVGCGVARAEDGSTYIVARYFPPGNMIEEGEYAENVWPPR, encoded by the exons ATGGGGCTGTTCG GCTCTAAGGAGCAGCGGAGGTTCCGGAGAGACCTGCTGGAGACACATAACGAGTACCGCACATGGCACGGCGCGCCAAAACTCAAACTTTCCAAAAAGCTCAGCAGAAGTGCAAAGGCGTACGCCAGAGGACTGGCAGAGACGAACAGTATAGCAGACCTGCGGCACAGTCCGGAGGCCATCGAGGGGCTGTACGGGGAGAGCATCGCCTGCGCGTCCTACCAGCAGTCAG GACGTGAAGCGTCAGAACTGTGGTACACTGAGATGAAGAGATACAACTTCGAGACACCTGGATATCAACCAAGAACAA GTCATTTCACGGCGATGGTGTGGCGGAGCACGGTGAAGGTCGGGTGCGGCGTGGCCAGGGCGGAGGACGGGAGCACGTACATAGTCGCCAGGTACTTCCCACCTGGGAACATGATAGAGGAGGGGGAGTACGCAGAGAACGTCTGGCCTCCGCGCTGA